The following proteins come from a genomic window of Falco rusticolus isolate bFalRus1 chromosome 9, bFalRus1.pri, whole genome shotgun sequence:
- the EXOSC1 gene encoding exosome complex component CSL4 gives MAPPVRYCVPGERLCSTEEATAGSGTYTRHGFIFSSLAGCLEKRSEDSGLPVVSVVRDAESQLLPDVGAMVTCKVCSINSRFAKVHILYVGSTPLKSTFRGTIRREDIRATEKDKVEVYKSFRPGDIVLAKVISLGDAQSNYLLSTAENELGVVVARSEAGVQMVPISWCEMQCPQTHTKDFRKVARVQPQFLQT, from the exons ATGGCGCCTCCCGTACGGTACTGCGTCCCCG GTGAGCGGCTGTGCAGCACGGAGGAGGCCACGGCTGGCAGCGGGACTTACACCCGGCATGGATTCATCTTCTCCTcgctggctggctgcctggagaagaggagcGAGGACAGTGGG ctgcctgttgTGTCAGTGGTGAGAGATGCTGagtcccagctcctgcctgatGTGGGGGCCATGGTGACATGCAAG GTTTGTAGCATTAACTCTCGCTTCGCCAAGGTGCACATCCTGTACGTTGGTTCCACACCGCTGAAATCCACCTTCCGGGGGACCATACG GAGAGAAGATATTCGAGCCACGGAGAAGGATAAG GTAGAAGTGTACAAGAGTTTCCGCCCCGGTGACATAGTCCTGGCCAAAGTC ATCTCCCTGGGGGACGCGCAGTCCAACTACCTGCTGAGCACAGCGGAGAATGAGCTGGGTGTGGTGGTGGCACGCAGCGAGGCAG GGGTGCAGATGGTGCCCATCAGCTGGTGCGAGATGCAGTGCCCGCAGACACACACCAAGGACTTCCGTAAGGTGGCCCGTGTGCAGCCCCAGTTCCTGCAGACCTAG
- the PGAM1 gene encoding phosphoglycerate mutase 1, which produces MAAYRLVLVRHGESAWNLENRFSGWYDADLSPAGQQEARRGGEALRDAGYEFDICFTSVQKRAIRTLWTVLDAIDQMWLPVIRTWRLNERHYGALTGLNKAETAAKHGEAQVKIWRRSYDIPPPPMQSDHPFYSTISKDRRYADLTEDQLPTCESLKDTIARALPFWNEEIVPQIKEGKRVLIAAHGNSLRGIVKHLEGMSEEAIMELNLPTGIPIVYELDKNLKPVKPMQFLGDEETVRKAMEAVAAQGKVKK; this is translated from the exons ATGGCCGCCTACCGCCTCGTGCTCGTGCGCCACGGCGAGAGCGCCTGGAACCTGGAGAACCGCTTCAGCGGCTGGTACGATGCCGATCTCAGCCCCGCCGGTCAGCAAGAGGCGCGTCGTGGCGGCGAGGCCCTCCGAG ATGCCGGCTATGAGTTCGACATCTGCTTCACCTCGGTACAGAAACGGGCCATCCGTACCCTCTGGACCGTCCTGGATGCCATTGATCAGATGTGGTTACCCGTTATCCGAACGTGGCGCCTGAACGAGAGGCACTACGGGGCTCTCACTGGTTTGAACAAGGCTGAGACGGCAGCGAAGCATGGCGAGGCGCAGGTGAAGATCTGGAGGCGCTCGTATGACATCCCTCCACCTCCCATGCAGTCCGATCACCCCTTCTACAGCACCATCAGCAAG GACCGTCGCTACGCTGACCTGACAGAGGACCAGCTGCCGACATGCGAGAGCTTGAAGGACACCATTGCCCGGGCTCTGCCTTTCTGGAATGAGGAAATTGTCCCACAGATCAAAGAGGGCAAGCGAGTCCTTATTGCTGCCCATGGCAATAGCCTGCGTGGGATTGTCAAGCACCTGGAAG GCATGTCAGAAGAGGCCATCATGGAGCTGAACCTGCCCACTGGCATCCCTATCGTCTATGAGCTGGACAAGAACCTGAAACCCGTCAAGCCTATGCAGTTCCTGGGGGATGAGGAGACAGTGCGCAAGGCCATGGAAGCTGTCGCTGCTCAGGGCAAGGTTAAGAAGTGA
- the RRP12 gene encoding RRP12-like protein isoform X1 — MARSGRLRSGAAAKLKRWRKGHSSDCNPETRRHRLAARSRFFSRPAEKSNLTVDAVKLHNELQSGSPRLEQTTDSAQLRMEEDDTAEAATEKSSGTFLSGLSDCTNVTFSKVQRFWESNSAAHKEICAVLAAVTEVIRSRGGKESETEYFAALMTTLEVVESPESLSAVAYLLNLVLKRVPSPVLIKKFSDASKALMGIVSSQACSSSTSALRWVLSCLATLLRKQDLAAWSYPITLQVYHGLLSFCVHTKPKVRKAAQHGVCSVLRGSEFMFGDAAPEHHPAAPSTAKFCVQEIEKAGGTKEATTTLHVLALLRDLLPCFPAAVVKTCCETLLRVMTLSHTLVTACAMQAFHSLFSAQASEACLPAELNGQIITALYDYVPSVSDLQPLLTWLSTMERAHINLGRLQKDLCWAHLPRLFSAAMNCFLSPHSQVVATAAQTLETLLSECVGPHMEDLGTVSASAPAPAAYLCKMFRSVEEGLTYRFHAAWDEVLRVLEVFFETCGKQCHPIMRKCLRSLCDLRLSPHFPHTAEVDQAVGAAVSTMGPEVLLEAVPLEIDGKEETLDFPRSWLLPVLRDYVQGAQLGFFTSYFLPLAAALKSRAVEFTQAGKSVEAKIYDTLQWQVWTLLPGFCTHPTDVLGAFKGLARTLGMAISERPDLRPTVCQALRTLIHKGCETDAERAEVGRFAKNFLPILFNVYSQPEEDGASSAQRRSVLDTVRAYLTITDLQMVCGFLQKASVKLTSPESSEFTRLSILDLVVAMAPYADEQSLDSLYRTIQPSLQSKERSMQKKAYRVLEEVCAAPHAPCQAFVRSHLQDLQAALLDSLKSAASPAKRPRLKCLFHIVKQLSAEHEPFVTALVPEVVLCTKEVSVGARKNAFALLVEMGHAFIRFGPTPQEAMQRFLLLIYVGLTGSVTMISCTVLALTRLFFEFKDHLELSVVEQLLQNICLLLVSRTRDVVKSALGFLKVTLLLVDTKLLAKHVQTMLEAVGNLSDDMRRHFRMKLRNLFIKFIRKFGFDLVKGLLPAEYHKVLVNIRKAEARSRKQRALRQAATDTDEEEAPPAHPRGDSMEEILADSEEEEEEEEERQRSKEWRKQARQKGQAWLKEGEEDEPLNFLDPNVSQRVLATKPGPRRSTGVSHDFQVSKDGRLIIHEEEEVDDAEAKGADEEMADVLQDVGLRSKKSQKRQFREEPDDEELEAETYPQYRAGGSGIHRQLNKEPVFGAEYRSKKGKGDVKKKGQLDPYAYIPLNRAKLNRRKRAKMQGQFKGLMKGAQRGAKAGRRNRLKAQRP, encoded by the exons ATGGCGCGGAGCGGGCGGCTCCGTTCGGGCGCCGCCGCCAAGCTGAAGCGGTGGCGGAAGGGCCACAGCAGCGACTGCAACCCCGAGACCCGCCGGCACCGCCTGGCCGCTCGCAGCCGCTTCTTTAGCCGGCCCGCCG AGAAAAGCAACTTGACGGTGGATGCGGTGAAGCTGCACAATGAGCTGCAGTCGGGGTCCCCGCGTTTGGAACAGACAACTGACAGCGCTCAGCTCCGCATGGAGGAGGATGATACCGCGGAGGCCGCCACAGAAAAGTCCTCCGGCACCTTCCTGAGTGGGCTGAGTGACTGCACCAATGTCACCTTCAGCAAGGTGCAGCGCTTCTGGGAATCCAATTCTGCTGCTCACAAAGAG ATCTGCGCTGTGCTGGCAGCCGTGACAGAGGTGATCCGCTCACGGGGGGGCAAGGAGAGTGAGACAGAGTACTTTGCTGCACTG ATGACCACACTGGAAGTGGTGGAGTCTCCTGAGTCACTGTCAGCTGTTGCCTACCTGCTTAACCTTGTCCTAAAGCG GGTTCCAAGCCCTGTGCTTATAAAAAAGTTCTCAGATGCCTCAAAAGCCTTAATGGGTATCGTGTCCTCACAggcctgcagcagctccacctCTGCCCTGCGATGG GTCCTCTCTTGCCTGGCCACACTGCTGCGGAAGCAGGACTTGGCAGCCTGGAGCTACCCCATCACTCTCCAGGTCTATCACGGCTTGCTGAGCTTCTGTGTTCATACCAAGCCTAAG GTGCGGAAAGCGGCGCAGCATGGGGTGTGCTCTGTCCTGAGGGGCAGCGAGTTCATGTTTGGAGATGCAGCACCTGAGCatcaccctgcagcaccctccACCGCCAAGTTCTGCGTGCAGGAGATAGAAAAAGCTGGAG GCACCAAGGAGGCAACCACCACCCTGCACGTCCTCGCCCTGCTGCGGGACCTGctgccctgcttccctgcagctgtggtgAAGACCTGCTGTGAGACCTTGCTCCGAGTCATGACTCTCAGCCACACG CTGGTGACAGCGTGTGCCATGCAAGCCTTCCACAGCCTCTTCAGTGCCCAGGCCAGTGAGgcctgcctgccagctgagCTCAATGGCCAGATCATCACC GCCCTCTACGACTATGTGCCCAGCGTGAGTGacctgcagccactgctgacCTGGCTGTCCACCATGGAGCGGGCGCACATCAACCTGGGCAG gctgCAGAAGGACCTGTGCTGGGCTCACCTCCCCCGGCTCTTCTCTGCAGCTATGAACTGCTTCCTCTCCCCGCACTCCCAAGTGGTGGCGACAGCAGCTCAGACCCTGGAG ACCCTCCTCAGCGAGTGTGTTGGTCCGCACATGGAGGACCTGGGCACAGTCTCTGCATccgccccagcccctgctgcctaCCTGTGCAAGATGTTCAG aTCAGTGGAGGAGGGCCTGACGTACCGTTTCCATGCAGCATGGGATGAGGTGCTGCGGGTGCTGGAGGTCTTCTTCGAGACGTGTGGGAAGCAGTGCCACCCCATCATGAGGAAG TGTCTCCGGTCCCTGTGTGACCTGCGTCTCTCCCCACACTTCCCCCACACTGCTGAAGTGGACCAGGCAGTGGGGGCTGCTGTGAGCACCATGGGTCCTGAGGTGCTCCTAGAAGCTGTGCCCCTCGAAATCGATGGCAAGGA ggagACCCTGGATTTCCCCCGTAGCTGGCTCCTGCCGGTGCTGCGGGACTATGTGCAGGGTGCGCAGCTTGGCTTCTTCACCAGCTACTTCTTGCCCTTGGCAGCTGCCCTAAAAAGCAGAG ctgtggagTTTACCCAGGCTGGGAAGAGTGTGGAGGCCAAGATCTATGACACGCTGCAGTGGCAG GTCTGGACCCTGCTGCCTGGCTTCTGCACCCACCCCACGGATGTGCTGGGGGCCTTCAAGGGGCTGGCCCGCACGCTGGGCATGGCCATCAGTGAGCGTCCAGACCTCCGCCCCACCGTGTGCCAGGCCTTGCGCACCCTCATCCACAAAGGCTGCGAGACAG ATGCGGAGCGGGCAGAAGTGGGTCGCTTTGCCAAAAATTTCCTGCCCATTCTGTTCAACGTGTACAGCCAGCCtgaggaggatggggccagCAGTGCTCAGCGGCGCTCTGTGCTGGACACTGTCCGTGCTTACCTGACCATCACTGACCTGCAG ATGGTGTGTGGGTTCCTGCAGAAAGCCAGCGTGAAGCTGACCAGTCCTGAGAGCTCTGAATTTACCAG ACTCTCCATTCTGGACCTGGTGGTAGCAATGGCACCCTATGCTGATGAGCAGTCCTTAGATTCCCTGTACCGCACCATCCAGCCTTCCCTCCAG agcaaGGAGCGTAGCATGCAGAAGAAGGCGTACCGTGTGCTGGAGGAGGTGTGTGCCGCTCCCCATGCCCCCTGCCAGGCCTTCGTCCGCTCCCACCTGCAGGATCTGCAGGCAGCGCTGCTGGACTCACTCAAGAGCGCGGCATCCCCGGCCAAGAGG CCTAGGCTGAAGTGCCTGTTCCACATTGTgaagcagctctctgctgagcATGAGCCCTttgtcactgccctggtcccaGAG GTCGTCCTGTGCACCAAGGAGGTATCGGTGGGGGCCCGCAAGAATGCCTTTGCGCTGCTTGTGGAGATGGGGCATGCCTTCATCCGCTTTGGGCCCACCCCCCAAG AGGCCATGCAGCGATTCCTGCTCCTGATCTACGTGGGGCTCACAGGCTCAGTCACCATGATCAGCTGCACGGTGCTGGCACTGACTCGCCTGTTCTTTGAGTTCAAAG ATCACCTAGAGCTGAGCGTggtggagcagctcctgcagaacatctgcctgctgctggtcTCCCGCACGCGGGATGTGGTGAAGTCGGCCCTGGGTTTCCTCAAGGTCACACTGCTGCTGGTAGACACCAAGCTGCTGGCCAAGCATGTCCAGACGATG ctggaggctgtgggAAACCTTTCAGACGACATGAGACGGCACTTCCGTATGAAGCTGCGAAACCTTTTCATCAAGTTCATCCGCAAGTTTGG ATTTGATCTGGTgaaggggctgctgccagccgaGTACCATAAGGTGCTGGTGAACATCCGCAAGGCAGAAGCCCGGAGCCGCAAGCAACGTGCCCTGAGGCAGGCGGCCACGGATACCGACGAAGAGGAGGCACCACCAGCACATCCCAGAGGAGACAG CATGGAGGAGATCCTGGCTGactcagaggaggaggaggaggaagaggaggaacgGCAGAGGAGCAAGGAGTGGAGGAAGCAAGCACGGCAGAAGGGCCAAGCCTGGctgaaggaaggggaagaggatgAGCCCCTCAACTTCCTGGACCCCAATGTGTCCCAGCGGGTCCTGG CCACCAAGCCAGGCCCCAGGCGGTCCACGGGAGTGAGCCATGACTTCCAGGTGTCCAAGGACGGGCGTCTGATCATCCATGAAGAAGAGGAGGTGGACGATGCTGAAGCCAAAG GAGCAGATGAGGAGATGGCAGATGTGCTGCAAGATGTGGGTCTCCGCAGT AAGAAGAGCCAGAAGCGTCAGTTCAGAGAGGAACCAGATGATGAGGAACTCGAAGCTGAGACCTACCCTCAGTACAGAG ctggagGCTCTGGGATCCACCGGCAGCTGAACAAGGAGCCAGTCTTTGGTGCAGAGTACAGATCCAAG AAAGGTAAAGGCGACGTGAAGAAGAAAGGCCAGCTCGACCCCTACGCCTACATCCCCCTGAACAGAGCTAAACTCAACAGAAG GAAGCGGGCAAAAATGCAGGGCCAGTTCAAGGGCCTGATGAAGGGAGCCCAGCGTGGGGCCAAGGCTGGCCGCAGGAACCGTCTGAAGGCCCAACGCCCCTGA
- the RRP12 gene encoding RRP12-like protein isoform X2 has product MEEDDTAEAATEKSSGTFLSGLSDCTNVTFSKVQRFWESNSAAHKEICAVLAAVTEVIRSRGGKESETEYFAALMTTLEVVESPESLSAVAYLLNLVLKRVPSPVLIKKFSDASKALMGIVSSQACSSSTSALRWVLSCLATLLRKQDLAAWSYPITLQVYHGLLSFCVHTKPKVRKAAQHGVCSVLRGSEFMFGDAAPEHHPAAPSTAKFCVQEIEKAGGTKEATTTLHVLALLRDLLPCFPAAVVKTCCETLLRVMTLSHTLVTACAMQAFHSLFSAQASEACLPAELNGQIITALYDYVPSVSDLQPLLTWLSTMERAHINLGRLQKDLCWAHLPRLFSAAMNCFLSPHSQVVATAAQTLETLLSECVGPHMEDLGTVSASAPAPAAYLCKMFRSVEEGLTYRFHAAWDEVLRVLEVFFETCGKQCHPIMRKCLRSLCDLRLSPHFPHTAEVDQAVGAAVSTMGPEVLLEAVPLEIDGKEETLDFPRSWLLPVLRDYVQGAQLGFFTSYFLPLAAALKSRAVEFTQAGKSVEAKIYDTLQWQVWTLLPGFCTHPTDVLGAFKGLARTLGMAISERPDLRPTVCQALRTLIHKGCETDAERAEVGRFAKNFLPILFNVYSQPEEDGASSAQRRSVLDTVRAYLTITDLQMVCGFLQKASVKLTSPESSEFTRLSILDLVVAMAPYADEQSLDSLYRTIQPSLQSKERSMQKKAYRVLEEVCAAPHAPCQAFVRSHLQDLQAALLDSLKSAASPAKRPRLKCLFHIVKQLSAEHEPFVTALVPEVVLCTKEVSVGARKNAFALLVEMGHAFIRFGPTPQEAMQRFLLLIYVGLTGSVTMISCTVLALTRLFFEFKDHLELSVVEQLLQNICLLLVSRTRDVVKSALGFLKVTLLLVDTKLLAKHVQTMLEAVGNLSDDMRRHFRMKLRNLFIKFIRKFGFDLVKGLLPAEYHKVLVNIRKAEARSRKQRALRQAATDTDEEEAPPAHPRGDSMEEILADSEEEEEEEEERQRSKEWRKQARQKGQAWLKEGEEDEPLNFLDPNVSQRVLATKPGPRRSTGVSHDFQVSKDGRLIIHEEEEVDDAEAKGADEEMADVLQDVGLRSKKSQKRQFREEPDDEELEAETYPQYRAGGSGIHRQLNKEPVFGAEYRSKKGKGDVKKKGQLDPYAYIPLNRAKLNRRKRAKMQGQFKGLMKGAQRGAKAGRRNRLKAQRP; this is encoded by the exons ATGGAGGAGGATGATACCGCGGAGGCCGCCACAGAAAAGTCCTCCGGCACCTTCCTGAGTGGGCTGAGTGACTGCACCAATGTCACCTTCAGCAAGGTGCAGCGCTTCTGGGAATCCAATTCTGCTGCTCACAAAGAG ATCTGCGCTGTGCTGGCAGCCGTGACAGAGGTGATCCGCTCACGGGGGGGCAAGGAGAGTGAGACAGAGTACTTTGCTGCACTG ATGACCACACTGGAAGTGGTGGAGTCTCCTGAGTCACTGTCAGCTGTTGCCTACCTGCTTAACCTTGTCCTAAAGCG GGTTCCAAGCCCTGTGCTTATAAAAAAGTTCTCAGATGCCTCAAAAGCCTTAATGGGTATCGTGTCCTCACAggcctgcagcagctccacctCTGCCCTGCGATGG GTCCTCTCTTGCCTGGCCACACTGCTGCGGAAGCAGGACTTGGCAGCCTGGAGCTACCCCATCACTCTCCAGGTCTATCACGGCTTGCTGAGCTTCTGTGTTCATACCAAGCCTAAG GTGCGGAAAGCGGCGCAGCATGGGGTGTGCTCTGTCCTGAGGGGCAGCGAGTTCATGTTTGGAGATGCAGCACCTGAGCatcaccctgcagcaccctccACCGCCAAGTTCTGCGTGCAGGAGATAGAAAAAGCTGGAG GCACCAAGGAGGCAACCACCACCCTGCACGTCCTCGCCCTGCTGCGGGACCTGctgccctgcttccctgcagctgtggtgAAGACCTGCTGTGAGACCTTGCTCCGAGTCATGACTCTCAGCCACACG CTGGTGACAGCGTGTGCCATGCAAGCCTTCCACAGCCTCTTCAGTGCCCAGGCCAGTGAGgcctgcctgccagctgagCTCAATGGCCAGATCATCACC GCCCTCTACGACTATGTGCCCAGCGTGAGTGacctgcagccactgctgacCTGGCTGTCCACCATGGAGCGGGCGCACATCAACCTGGGCAG gctgCAGAAGGACCTGTGCTGGGCTCACCTCCCCCGGCTCTTCTCTGCAGCTATGAACTGCTTCCTCTCCCCGCACTCCCAAGTGGTGGCGACAGCAGCTCAGACCCTGGAG ACCCTCCTCAGCGAGTGTGTTGGTCCGCACATGGAGGACCTGGGCACAGTCTCTGCATccgccccagcccctgctgcctaCCTGTGCAAGATGTTCAG aTCAGTGGAGGAGGGCCTGACGTACCGTTTCCATGCAGCATGGGATGAGGTGCTGCGGGTGCTGGAGGTCTTCTTCGAGACGTGTGGGAAGCAGTGCCACCCCATCATGAGGAAG TGTCTCCGGTCCCTGTGTGACCTGCGTCTCTCCCCACACTTCCCCCACACTGCTGAAGTGGACCAGGCAGTGGGGGCTGCTGTGAGCACCATGGGTCCTGAGGTGCTCCTAGAAGCTGTGCCCCTCGAAATCGATGGCAAGGA ggagACCCTGGATTTCCCCCGTAGCTGGCTCCTGCCGGTGCTGCGGGACTATGTGCAGGGTGCGCAGCTTGGCTTCTTCACCAGCTACTTCTTGCCCTTGGCAGCTGCCCTAAAAAGCAGAG ctgtggagTTTACCCAGGCTGGGAAGAGTGTGGAGGCCAAGATCTATGACACGCTGCAGTGGCAG GTCTGGACCCTGCTGCCTGGCTTCTGCACCCACCCCACGGATGTGCTGGGGGCCTTCAAGGGGCTGGCCCGCACGCTGGGCATGGCCATCAGTGAGCGTCCAGACCTCCGCCCCACCGTGTGCCAGGCCTTGCGCACCCTCATCCACAAAGGCTGCGAGACAG ATGCGGAGCGGGCAGAAGTGGGTCGCTTTGCCAAAAATTTCCTGCCCATTCTGTTCAACGTGTACAGCCAGCCtgaggaggatggggccagCAGTGCTCAGCGGCGCTCTGTGCTGGACACTGTCCGTGCTTACCTGACCATCACTGACCTGCAG ATGGTGTGTGGGTTCCTGCAGAAAGCCAGCGTGAAGCTGACCAGTCCTGAGAGCTCTGAATTTACCAG ACTCTCCATTCTGGACCTGGTGGTAGCAATGGCACCCTATGCTGATGAGCAGTCCTTAGATTCCCTGTACCGCACCATCCAGCCTTCCCTCCAG agcaaGGAGCGTAGCATGCAGAAGAAGGCGTACCGTGTGCTGGAGGAGGTGTGTGCCGCTCCCCATGCCCCCTGCCAGGCCTTCGTCCGCTCCCACCTGCAGGATCTGCAGGCAGCGCTGCTGGACTCACTCAAGAGCGCGGCATCCCCGGCCAAGAGG CCTAGGCTGAAGTGCCTGTTCCACATTGTgaagcagctctctgctgagcATGAGCCCTttgtcactgccctggtcccaGAG GTCGTCCTGTGCACCAAGGAGGTATCGGTGGGGGCCCGCAAGAATGCCTTTGCGCTGCTTGTGGAGATGGGGCATGCCTTCATCCGCTTTGGGCCCACCCCCCAAG AGGCCATGCAGCGATTCCTGCTCCTGATCTACGTGGGGCTCACAGGCTCAGTCACCATGATCAGCTGCACGGTGCTGGCACTGACTCGCCTGTTCTTTGAGTTCAAAG ATCACCTAGAGCTGAGCGTggtggagcagctcctgcagaacatctgcctgctgctggtcTCCCGCACGCGGGATGTGGTGAAGTCGGCCCTGGGTTTCCTCAAGGTCACACTGCTGCTGGTAGACACCAAGCTGCTGGCCAAGCATGTCCAGACGATG ctggaggctgtgggAAACCTTTCAGACGACATGAGACGGCACTTCCGTATGAAGCTGCGAAACCTTTTCATCAAGTTCATCCGCAAGTTTGG ATTTGATCTGGTgaaggggctgctgccagccgaGTACCATAAGGTGCTGGTGAACATCCGCAAGGCAGAAGCCCGGAGCCGCAAGCAACGTGCCCTGAGGCAGGCGGCCACGGATACCGACGAAGAGGAGGCACCACCAGCACATCCCAGAGGAGACAG CATGGAGGAGATCCTGGCTGactcagaggaggaggaggaggaagaggaggaacgGCAGAGGAGCAAGGAGTGGAGGAAGCAAGCACGGCAGAAGGGCCAAGCCTGGctgaaggaaggggaagaggatgAGCCCCTCAACTTCCTGGACCCCAATGTGTCCCAGCGGGTCCTGG CCACCAAGCCAGGCCCCAGGCGGTCCACGGGAGTGAGCCATGACTTCCAGGTGTCCAAGGACGGGCGTCTGATCATCCATGAAGAAGAGGAGGTGGACGATGCTGAAGCCAAAG GAGCAGATGAGGAGATGGCAGATGTGCTGCAAGATGTGGGTCTCCGCAGT AAGAAGAGCCAGAAGCGTCAGTTCAGAGAGGAACCAGATGATGAGGAACTCGAAGCTGAGACCTACCCTCAGTACAGAG ctggagGCTCTGGGATCCACCGGCAGCTGAACAAGGAGCCAGTCTTTGGTGCAGAGTACAGATCCAAG AAAGGTAAAGGCGACGTGAAGAAGAAAGGCCAGCTCGACCCCTACGCCTACATCCCCCTGAACAGAGCTAAACTCAACAGAAG GAAGCGGGCAAAAATGCAGGGCCAGTTCAAGGGCCTGATGAAGGGAGCCCAGCGTGGGGCCAAGGCTGGCCGCAGGAACCGTCTGAAGGCCCAACGCCCCTGA